In Lates calcarifer isolate ASB-BC8 linkage group LG4, TLL_Latcal_v3, whole genome shotgun sequence, a genomic segment contains:
- the sf3a2 gene encoding splicing factor 3A subunit 2 — translation MDFQHRAGGKTGSGGVASASESNRDRRERLRQLALETIDINKDPYFMKNHLGSYECKLCLTLHNNEGSYLAHTQGKKHQTNLARRAAKEAKEAPAQPAPAKVKVEVKKFVKIGRPGYKVTKQRDPETGQQSLLFQIDYPEIAEGIGPRHRFMSAYEQRIEPPDRRWQYLLLAAEPYETIAFKVPSREIDKAENRFWTHWNKETKQFFLQFHFKMEKAIPQSSGPPPPAGVKRPPPLMSGVGPRTLNDNMPPPPPGGMPVPPLPPGAPGTPQMPMPPMPMRPPPPEALTISNN, via the exons ATGGATTTCCAGCATCGAGCTGGAGGAAAGACAGGGAGCGGTGGGGTGGCATCTGCCTCTGAGAGTAACCGTGATAGACGGGAACGGTTACGCCAACTGGCCCTGGAGACCATTGACATCAACAAGGATCCCTATTTTATGAAGAATCATTTAGGATCGTATGAATGCAAGCTTTGTCTGACACTTCATAACAATGAG GGCAGCTACTTGGCTCACACACAAGGAAAGAAACACCAGACCAACTT AGCACGGAGAGCAGCTAAAGAGGCAAAAGAAGCTCCTGCCCAGCCAGCTCCAGCTAAAGTCAAAGTTGAGGTCAAGAAATTTGTCAAAATTGGTCGACCAGGATACAAAG TAACCAAACAGAGAGACCCAGAGACTGGACAGCAGTCTTTGCTTTTCCAG attgACTATCCAGAGATCGCTGAAGGAATTGGGCCAAGGCATCGTTTCATGTCTGCTTACGAACAGCGCATTGAGCCCCCTGATCGTCGTTGGCAGTACCTGCTCCTTGCTGCTGAGCCATATGAGACTATTGCCTTCAAG GTCCCCAGCAGAGAAATTGATAAAGCAGAAAACCGCTTCTGGACCCACTGGAACAAAGAAACTAAACAG TTCTTCCtacagtttcatttcaaaatggaGAAAGCTATTCCGCAGTCCAGCGGTCCGCCACCTCCTGCAGGTGTGAAGCGCCCCCCTCCTCTCATGAGTGGAGTCGGACCTCGCACACTAAATGATAATATGCCCCCTCCCCCGCCAGGTGGGATGCCTGTCCCTCCTCTCCCACCTGGTGCCCCGGGTACTCCCCAGATGCCCATGCCCCCCATGCCAATGAGGCCACCACCTCCTGAGGCCCTCACAATATCTAATAATTGA
- the LOC108883588 gene encoding junctional sarcoplasmic reticulum protein 1 isoform X2, which produces MEESYETFEEELGPPRADPPPQKPVRQIHRPEMYATRKIREEMASEQPRAEPKAVPREPSFPRTTSVHKTMSIQNLTQIETPWENVTLNRCLFVAITILVLTSGFQRLHETLRGQGTVEEEEEVGLMVRRSGTLRHRRLPPEPETSLWEVMFWWLPDLDDDEDEEEDDDDGEVKRGRSKREAMARTSRGLRHKPLPDKKLMKQRDRKLKDRRAKKNTDEETKDKKERDKKEDPEEGAGEGAGEGDEGDGEIVPKNKKLEEEKKKTQKG; this is translated from the exons ATGGAAGAAAGCTATGAGACATTTGAGGAGGAGTTAGGGCCACCAAGAGCAGATCCTCCTCCACAGAAGCCTGTTCGACAGATCCATAGACCAG aaaTGTACGCTACAAGAAAAATCAGAGAG GAAATGGCTTCTGAGCAACCAAGAGCAGAGCCCAAGGCTGTACCCAGAGAACCCAGCTTCCCCAGAACAA CATCTGTGCATAAAACCATGTCCATTCAAAACCTGACCCAGATTGAAACACCGTGGGAGAATGTCACACTGAACCGATGTCTGTTTGTGGCCATTACCATCCTGGTGCTGACCTCAGGCTTTCAGAGGCTTCATG aaactttACGTGGGCAAGGTACagtagaagaggaggaagaagttgGACTGATGGTGAGACGGTCAGGTACATTACGACACAGACGACTACCACCAGAG ccCGAGACATCTCTGTGGGAGGTCATGTTTTGGTGGCTGCCAGACCTTGATGacgatgaggatgaggaggaagatgatgatgatggagaagTGAAAAGAGGGAGATCGAAGAGAGAAGCAATGGCACGAACATCAAGAGGTCTCAGACACAAGCCGCTGCCAGACAAAAAACTCATGAAGCAAAGGGACAGAAAACTGAAGGACAGGAGAGCCAAGAAAAACACGGATGAAGAAACCAAGgataagaaagagagagataaaaaggaGGACCCTGAGGAAGGAGCAGGCGAAGGAGCAGGTGAAGGAGATGAAGGCGATGGGGAGATAGTGCCAAAGAATAAAAagctggaggaagagaagaaaaagactcAAAAGGGATGA
- the LOC108883588 gene encoding junctional sarcoplasmic reticulum protein 1 isoform X1: MTLLPSQQRNNGLCDKGSPPTLPRGPQMWREGMEESYETFEEELGPPRADPPPQKPVRQIHRPEMYATRKIREEMASEQPRAEPKAVPREPSFPRTTSVHKTMSIQNLTQIETPWENVTLNRCLFVAITILVLTSGFQRLHETLRGQGTVEEEEEVGLMVRRSGTLRHRRLPPEPETSLWEVMFWWLPDLDDDEDEEEDDDDGEVKRGRSKREAMARTSRGLRHKPLPDKKLMKQRDRKLKDRRAKKNTDEETKDKKERDKKEDPEEGAGEGAGEGDEGDGEIVPKNKKLEEEKKKTQKG, from the exons ATGACTCTGCTGCCATCTCAGCAGAGGAACAACGGGCTCTGTGACAAAGGTTCCCCCCCGACGCTGCCCAGGGGACCCCAAATGTGGAG ggAAGGGATGGAAGAAAGCTATGAGACATTTGAGGAGGAGTTAGGGCCACCAAGAGCAGATCCTCCTCCACAGAAGCCTGTTCGACAGATCCATAGACCAG aaaTGTACGCTACAAGAAAAATCAGAGAG GAAATGGCTTCTGAGCAACCAAGAGCAGAGCCCAAGGCTGTACCCAGAGAACCCAGCTTCCCCAGAACAA CATCTGTGCATAAAACCATGTCCATTCAAAACCTGACCCAGATTGAAACACCGTGGGAGAATGTCACACTGAACCGATGTCTGTTTGTGGCCATTACCATCCTGGTGCTGACCTCAGGCTTTCAGAGGCTTCATG aaactttACGTGGGCAAGGTACagtagaagaggaggaagaagttgGACTGATGGTGAGACGGTCAGGTACATTACGACACAGACGACTACCACCAGAG ccCGAGACATCTCTGTGGGAGGTCATGTTTTGGTGGCTGCCAGACCTTGATGacgatgaggatgaggaggaagatgatgatgatggagaagTGAAAAGAGGGAGATCGAAGAGAGAAGCAATGGCACGAACATCAAGAGGTCTCAGACACAAGCCGCTGCCAGACAAAAAACTCATGAAGCAAAGGGACAGAAAACTGAAGGACAGGAGAGCCAAGAAAAACACGGATGAAGAAACCAAGgataagaaagagagagataaaaaggaGGACCCTGAGGAAGGAGCAGGCGAAGGAGCAGGTGAAGGAGATGAAGGCGATGGGGAGATAGTGCCAAAGAATAAAAagctggaggaagagaagaaaaagactcAAAAGGGATGA